TAAGCCCCACCGGCCAAGTGTCGGTGTTGCTCCCGGGGGATCCCAACCCCCAGGAGATTGGACAGATCCAGCTTGCCCGTTTCGTGAACCCCGGTGGGTTGAAGGCGTTGGGGAAGAACCTGTTCATAGAGACCCCCGCCAGCGGAGCGCCCATAGTGGGGAACCCTGGAGAAGAGGGGTTGGGCAACACCATCCAGAGGACGTTGGAGATGGCCAACGTACAGGTGGTGGAGGAGATGGTGAACATGATAGTAGCCCAGAGGGCCTACGAGGCCAACTCCAAGACCATATCCACCGCCGACGAGCTTTTGAGGATAGCCAACAACCTGAGGCGGTAGCTTTGGTGTGATGGTTCTAAGAGGCCTGTTCCCCTTGGGGTTTGAGATCCGGCGGTGCCCTCATGGGGTCCGCCGGCGTCGTTTTTGGCGGGTGCTCTTTTGCCTCATCCTCATCCTTTCGTTGCCCTGGGAGGTTTGGGGCGGGGAGGTGTTGGTGAGGCTTCCTGGGGAGATTAGGGCTAGGGATTTTAGGTTTTACCTTGGAGAGTATGGGACCTTAGAGGGTTCTAAGAGGGACTGCCTGTTGGCGGGTGGGGTGTTGTTGGAGGCCCCAGGTGGGCTGCTCTTGAGGGACCGGGTATTGAGTTCCATGAGGCGCCTTAAGCCTTTGGGCGTGTCGGTTAGGTTGGACATGCCAAGCGCGTCCAGGGTGGTGCGCAAGGGGGAGGATTCCTTAGAAATCCGCCTTGCCAGGCTTGCCAGGTGGCCCTGGCGGGTGGAGGTGTTGTTGGAGGTCCCTTCGGGGGAGATTGTCATACCCTTGGGGTTCAGGGATGGTTTCCCGTTCGTATATGTGAAGGGGCCTCAGTCCGAAGAGCTAAGGAGGGTGTCCCTCCGGTGGCATCAGCCGGTGGTGGTGGCCCTTGTGCCGCTTCGGCGGGGCCAAAGGGTGGACAGGGCTTCCGTGGCCCTTGGCCTTTCGGAGAGGACTGGTTTTGGGGATATTCCAAGTTCCATCGAACAGGTGGAGGGACGGGTGGTTCGCCTTCCCGTAAGATCCGGAGGTATTGTTAAGGGGTCGTCTTTGGATGGTGAGGCCGCGGTGTCCGGAGGCCAGCAGGTTTCGTTGGTGTGTGCCGTGGGGGGCGTGGAGGTAATTGCCTTGGGGCGCAGCGTGGACAGCGGCCGGGTAGGCGAGAGGGTGAGGGTGATGAACCTTGCCAGCAGGAGGGTTATTTCCGGTGTGGTGGAGGGCCCAGGGGTTGTGCGGGTAGAAGGGGGAGACGGCTGATGTTTTGTAGGGGCAGGTTCCTTTGGCTTGGGGCGCTGTTTTTTCTAGTCCTCGGTTCCCCTGGGTACGGAGAGTCCCTTTGGCAGGACGGGGGAGGGCTCTTCGCGGATCGGCGGCCATCCAAGGTGGGGGACATAGTGACGGTTCAGGTCTCCGAGACCACGGATACCAAGGACGAGGGGAAGCTCACAACCAGCAAGAGCGACAGCAGCGGGATAAAAGACGGCACCGGGATCTTGGACTTCATAAAGGCCTTTTCCATAGGTGGATCCTCCAATTCATCGGGGAACAGCAAGACGGAGAGGAAGCACAACCTCACCACTTCCATAAGCTGTGTGGTGACGGAGGTTCTGCCCAACGGCAACATGGTTATAGTGGGGCAGAGGGACGTGGTGACCCAGGAGGAGAAGTTGAAGATCAGCTTTACCGGCGTGATAAGGCCCGAGGACGTGGGGGTTGGGAACACCATACCCAGCAACAGGGTGGCCAACGCGGAGATAAGGGTGGAGGGCAAGGGGTCTGTGAGCAGGGTTCAGCGGCCCGGTCTTTTTACCCAGATAATACAGGCCTTGTTCTAGGGCTTTTGAGCATCGGGAGGTTTTGCCCAATGAGGTTTAAGTCCGTTGTGTTTGCCTTGGCGGCGGTTTTCGTCTGCTCCGCCGCTTTTGGGGTTGAGGTTAGGATAAAGGACCTGGTGGCTCTTGAGGGTGCAAGACCCAACCAGCTGGTTGGCATGGGGTTGGTGGTTGGTCTTTCCGGCACCGGTGACAAGGGAGACATGGCCATGAGGATGTTGTCCAACATGGCCTTGAACTACGGCCTTAACGTGGATCCAAAGGTCATAAAGTCCAAGAACGCGGCGGTGGTGTCGGTAACCTGTGAGCTGCCCCCCTTCGTGTCGCCTGGGCAGACGTTGGACGTGCTGGTGAGCGCCTTGGGGGATGCCAAGAGCCTGCAGGGGGGGGTCTTGCTCCAGACACCCCTTAGGGCCGCCAACGGGAGGGTTTACGCGGTGGCCCAGGGGCCTCTTTCGATAGGGGGTTTCAGCGCCGGGGGGCAGGGAGCCCAGACGGTCAAGAACTTCCAGACGGTGGCTCGGATACCCGGTGGAGCCATAGTGGAGCAGGGGGTTGATTCGTCGGTGGCCCCGGCGGGGCGTCTGGTGCTTTTGTTAAGACGGCCGGACTTCACCACCGCCCAGAGGATTGCGGATGCCATAAACAAGAAGTACGGGGGTGTTGCATCGGCGGTGGATGCCGGCAGGGTGGAGGTTTTGCCTCCGGCGGGCGCTAAGGGAGGTATTACGGGTTTCATATCCTCCATAGAGGGTCTTCGGGTTGCGCCGGACGTCATGGCCCGGGTGGTGGTGAACGAGCGGACCGGGACGGTGGTGATGGGTGGGGAGGTTAAGCTGTCCCCTGCGGCGGTGGCCCACGGGAACCTTACGGTGAAGGTTTCCGAGAGGCCGGAGGCGAGCCAGCCGAATCCGTTGTCCGGTGGGAAGACCCAGGTGCTGCCCAGGACCGACGTGAAGGCTGAGGAGGGCGGCGGGCAGGTGGTGATGCTGCCCGAGGCCTCCACGGTGGCGGATCTTGTCAAGGCTTTGAACGCCGTCGGCGCCAGCCCCAGGGATCTCATCCCTATCCTTCAGGCCCTGGATCAGGCGGGGGCGCTTCAGGGGCAGTTGGTCATACAGTAGGACGTGGTCCTTCTTGAGATGGGTGGAACGTTCGTCTTGGGGGTGATCTTCGGTGGCGGTTGACAGGGTGGTGTCCGGCGGGTCGGCGTTGAGTCAGGGGGTAGCGGAGGAGAAGTTGAGGAAGCTGGAGAGGGCTTGCAAGCAGTTTGAGGGTATATTTTTGTCCCAGCTTTGGAAGGAGATGTTGGCCTCCTCCCGGAGGATAGGGGGTGAGGATAGGAAGCGGCCCTTCGGTCCTTTGGAGGACACGGCGGTGGAGATGGCGTCGGAGGCCTTGAGCGAGGCTGGGGGCGTGGGCCTTTGGAGGGTTCTTTACGAGCAGATGAAGGGGGCAGTGAAAGCGGAGGGAGAAGGGGATGGAAGGGGATAGGTGGTACTCTCAGGGGGTTAGGTTTACCTGTCTTGGCTGTGGCCGCTGTTGCAGGGGGGAGCCCGGAGCCATCTGGATGACCGATGGGGAGGTGCTTGCCATGGCGGAGCACCTTGGCATGTCGGAGGATGAGTTCAGAAAGCGTTACATGACCTTTCGTTGGGGTCGGCAGAGCTTGAGGGAGCGTCCCAACGGGGACTGTGTGATGCTGGATCCTGAGAGCAACAGGTGTTTGGTTTATCCCGTCCGTCCGGCCCAATGTTCTCTTTTTCCCTTTTGGAGATCCGTTATGTCCTCCAAGGAGAACTGGGAGCGCGAGTCCCGGAGATGTCCTGGCATGGGAGAGGAGGGTAGGCTGTGGCGGCTTGAAGAGATAGAGGAGCTTCTTGATGCCTCTCCGTTCCCTGATCTTTAGACGGTTCCTGTGTGTTGTTATAAGCCAAACCAACCAATAAATAAACCAAATAACACAAAGTCCCCATATCGAGTGAAACCCAGGTCAAAAATATCTACATCATAAAAACCAGTTTTTATTCTGAATTGTTAGATATTTTCGTTCTTCTCTGACTTGTGTGGTGGGCATAATAGTCGTAATATTTACCCACTAAACTTGGGGGCGCTGCCCCGGGAGGGTAGAGAAGAATGGTTAAATACTCTGTATCTGCGGCGGAGGTCTTCAAGGAAATCGAGTCCGTGATGCTCCGGGACGGTTTTGACATAGTGATAGACATGGATAAGTCCCAGGGAAGTCGTATAGTCAACGCCATCAACGGGGACGTTTGGCTTGATTTCTACACGTTCTTTGCGTCCGCACCCTTTGGAATGAACCACCCCAAGCTGGCCAACGATGAGTTCAAGGAGAAGATATTCAAGGCCGCCATAAACAAGGTTGCCAACTCGGACATATATACCCATGAGATGGCGGAGTTCGTAAAGACCTTCCGAGAGGTGGCCATGCCCAAGGGCTTCAACCACCTCTTCCTCATAGACTACGGCACGCTGGCGGTGGAGAACGCCTTCAAGGTGGCCATGGACTGGAAGGTCCGCAAGCTGCTTCAGGCGGGGAAGATAGGCAAGGGGGACGCCGTGGCGGGCCGCAGGGGCACCAAGGTCATCCACTTCCACGAGGCTTTCCACGGACGCAGCGGCTACACCCTTTCCGTCACCAACACCCATGACCCCAACAAGTACCAGTTCTTTGCCAAGTATAAGTGGCCCCGGGTTCTCAACCCGAAGATCACGTTCCCCCTGGAGGAGCACGTGGGAGAGGTTGAGTGGCTAGAGGCGGTGGCCATAAAGCAGATAAAGCAGGCCATATCCGACAACCCCGACGACATCTGCGCCATCGTAATAGAGACCATCCAGGGTGAGGGCGGGGACAACCACTTTCGCACGGAGTTCTTCAAGGCCCTTCGGGAGATAGCTGACGAGAACGACATACTTCTCATATTCGACGAGGTTCAGTGCGGCATGGGGATAACCGGCAAGATGTGGGCCTTTGAACATCACGGGGTGATGCCCGACATCTTCAGCTTCGGCAAGAAGGCCCAGGTTTGCGGCATAGTGGCGGGTCCTAGGATAGACGAGGTTCCCGACAACTGCTTCTCCGTGTCGAGCCGTATAAACTCCACCTGGGGAGGTTCCGTGGTGGACATGGTGAGGGCCACCAGGTACCTGGAGATATACAGGGACGACCACATCCTGGATTACGTCTCCAACACCGCCGGTCCTGCGCTGCTGAACGGTCTTGAGGAGATCCGCCGGGAGTTCCCGGATGTGGTCTCCAACGTCAGGGGAAAGGGGCTGATGTGCGCCTACGACCTCAAGGACTCAAAGCTTAGGGATAAGTTCATCAAAGCCTGCTGGGCCAAGCACATGCTGGTGCTCCCGTGCGGCGACAGGTCCGTGAGGTTCCGTCCCGCCCTAAACGTTCCTCTGGAGGACGTGAAGGAAGGGCTTGATAGAACCAGGAGCTGTCTTAAAGAGGTGCTTGGGCGTTAGCCCCTCAATTTCGGCTTGCTGCGAGCCCCGGCGGTTACGGGGCTCGTACGTTTTTATTTTTGTTTTTTGTAAAGCCCCTTGACCCCTATGGGGGTAGGTGTAAAATTCTACATGGCCGGATGATCGCCGCAAGAGAGTTCCCCTGAGATTCTATGGGGGCGCCGAAGGGGCAAGACCCTTTAAGGGTTGAATCTCTCAGGCCAAAGGATTGCGGCGGGACGGTCCTCTGCAGATGGCCCTTTGCGGCCACCCCTGGGGCAAACGTCGGGCCTGCGGCGCCTGAATCGTGAATCCCCTTTGCTAGGGGCGAAGCCAGAGGAGACACCTCTTTGAAGAAGGTTTTTGAGGGGAGGGGCTCCTTTGCGGCCTTCGCTCTGTATCACCAACAACCCACTGGTGGTTAAAAGAGTTCCCGGAGCGCTCTGAGTTTCAGGGCACGGCGGGGAGGTCCTCCTCGCGTCCCGGGACATGATCCATAGGAGCTACAGGC
Above is a genomic segment from Thermanaerothrix sp. containing:
- the lat gene encoding L-lysine 6-transaminase produces the protein MVKYSVSAAEVFKEIESVMLRDGFDIVIDMDKSQGSRIVNAINGDVWLDFYTFFASAPFGMNHPKLANDEFKEKIFKAAINKVANSDIYTHEMAEFVKTFREVAMPKGFNHLFLIDYGTLAVENAFKVAMDWKVRKLLQAGKIGKGDAVAGRRGTKVIHFHEAFHGRSGYTLSVTNTHDPNKYQFFAKYKWPRVLNPKITFPLEEHVGEVEWLEAVAIKQIKQAISDNPDDICAIVIETIQGEGGDNHFRTEFFKALREIADENDILLIFDEVQCGMGITGKMWAFEHHGVMPDIFSFGKKAQVCGIVAGPRIDEVPDNCFSVSSRINSTWGGSVVDMVRATRYLEIYRDDHILDYVSNTAGPALLNGLEEIRREFPDVVSNVRGKGLMCAYDLKDSKLRDKFIKACWAKHMLVLPCGDRSVRFRPALNVPLEDVKEGLDRTRSCLKEVLGR
- a CDS encoding YkgJ family cysteine cluster protein produces the protein MEGDRWYSQGVRFTCLGCGRCCRGEPGAIWMTDGEVLAMAEHLGMSEDEFRKRYMTFRWGRQSLRERPNGDCVMLDPESNRCLVYPVRPAQCSLFPFWRSVMSSKENWERESRRCPGMGEEGRLWRLEEIEELLDASPFPDL
- a CDS encoding flagellar basal body P-ring protein FlgI, which gives rise to MRFKSVVFALAAVFVCSAAFGVEVRIKDLVALEGARPNQLVGMGLVVGLSGTGDKGDMAMRMLSNMALNYGLNVDPKVIKSKNAAVVSVTCELPPFVSPGQTLDVLVSALGDAKSLQGGVLLQTPLRAANGRVYAVAQGPLSIGGFSAGGQGAQTVKNFQTVARIPGGAIVEQGVDSSVAPAGRLVLLLRRPDFTTAQRIADAINKKYGGVASAVDAGRVEVLPPAGAKGGITGFISSIEGLRVAPDVMARVVVNERTGTVVMGGEVKLSPAAVAHGNLTVKVSERPEASQPNPLSGGKTQVLPRTDVKAEEGGGQVVMLPEASTVADLVKALNAVGASPRDLIPILQALDQAGALQGQLVIQ
- a CDS encoding flagellar basal body L-ring protein FlgH; the protein is MFCRGRFLWLGALFFLVLGSPGYGESLWQDGGGLFADRRPSKVGDIVTVQVSETTDTKDEGKLTTSKSDSSGIKDGTGILDFIKAFSIGGSSNSSGNSKTERKHNLTTSISCVVTEVLPNGNMVIVGQRDVVTQEEKLKISFTGVIRPEDVGVGNTIPSNRVANAEIRVEGKGSVSRVQRPGLFTQIIQALF
- the flgA gene encoding flagellar basal body P-ring formation chaperone FlgA — its product is MVLRGLFPLGFEIRRCPHGVRRRRFWRVLFCLILILSLPWEVWGGEVLVRLPGEIRARDFRFYLGEYGTLEGSKRDCLLAGGVLLEAPGGLLLRDRVLSSMRRLKPLGVSVRLDMPSASRVVRKGEDSLEIRLARLARWPWRVEVLLEVPSGEIVIPLGFRDGFPFVYVKGPQSEELRRVSLRWHQPVVVALVPLRRGQRVDRASVALGLSERTGFGDIPSSIEQVEGRVVRLPVRSGGIVKGSSLDGEAAVSGGQQVSLVCAVGGVEVIALGRSVDSGRVGERVRVMNLASRRVISGVVEGPGVVRVEGGDG